A genomic region of Friedmanniella luteola contains the following coding sequences:
- a CDS encoding glycosyltransferase family 2 protein, producing the protein MTSPQPAAAEVVVAVLTFRRAEQLGVLLPQLVAQAEELDADGSWSTTVVVVDNDPARSGEPVAAAHAPRVRYVHEEVPGIAAGRARAVAEAGDADALVFIDDDEEPTPGWLARLVGTWHAEGRPAGVVGRVSPTYAGVSDPWVDAGGFFRRRRHATGTEVAAASSANLLLDLRLLRALGLTFDRGLGLRGGEDTLLTQSLTRAGHRLIWCDEAEVVDHIPPSRMDRRWVLRRAFSHGAVASRIELGFAARVLPVRARLAVGAVARVAAGLLRALLGRLRGDLGQRARGWRLAAKGAGMLVGALGRDVAEYRRP; encoded by the coding sequence ATGACGTCCCCCCAGCCCGCGGCCGCCGAGGTCGTCGTCGCCGTCCTCACCTTCCGCCGCGCCGAGCAGCTCGGCGTCCTGCTGCCCCAGCTGGTGGCCCAGGCCGAGGAGCTCGACGCCGACGGGTCCTGGTCGACCACCGTCGTGGTGGTGGACAACGACCCGGCCCGCAGCGGCGAGCCCGTCGCGGCGGCGCACGCGCCCCGGGTCCGCTACGTGCACGAGGAGGTCCCCGGCATCGCGGCGGGCCGGGCCCGCGCCGTCGCCGAGGCCGGGGACGCGGACGCCCTGGTGTTCATCGACGACGACGAGGAGCCGACGCCCGGCTGGCTGGCCCGGCTGGTCGGCACCTGGCACGCGGAGGGCCGGCCGGCCGGCGTCGTCGGCCGGGTGAGCCCGACCTACGCCGGCGTGAGCGACCCGTGGGTCGACGCCGGGGGCTTCTTCCGGCGCCGGCGCCACGCCACGGGCACCGAGGTCGCCGCGGCGTCGTCGGCGAACCTGCTGCTGGACCTCCGGCTGCTCCGCGCGCTCGGCCTCACCTTCGACCGGGGGCTGGGCCTGCGCGGCGGCGAGGACACCCTGCTCACCCAGAGCCTGACGCGGGCCGGTCACCGGCTCATCTGGTGCGACGAGGCCGAGGTCGTCGACCACATCCCGCCGTCCCGGATGGACCGGCGCTGGGTGCTGCGGCGCGCCTTCAGCCACGGCGCCGTCGCCAGCCGCATCGAGCTCGGGTTCGCCGCCCGGGTGCTGCCGGTGCGGGCCCGGCTCGCGGTCGGGGCGGTGGCCCGGGTGGCCGCCGGGCTGCTCCGTGCCCTCCTCGGCCGGCTGCGCGGCGACCTCGGGCAGCGCGCCCGCGGCTGGCGGCTGGCGGCGAAGGGCGCTGGCATGCTCGTCGGTGCGCTCGGTCGGGACGTGGCCGAGTACCGACGGCCCTGA
- a CDS encoding polysaccharide biosynthesis tyrosine autokinase — translation MSFASTVRLLLRHWILIGIITLLVGAGVYAVSTTRTPLYTATATQYFTVSVGDSAAELAQGSNYVQDQMASFGQLATSPAVLNPVIDDLGLTMTVKQLGRSIRITTPRNTVVMQINVANADPETAAAIANAVGSQLGNAVDTVGPKLPNGRSLVSVQSIQTALPPTVQSSPDTRRNTALGLLIGLLLAAAIVIARSRMDTRVHSPAALAEITDEPVLGTVRHAANLANRNLVVLNDADSRSAEDIRHLRSSIEQLAGGRASFALAVTSAVRDEGRSTIAANLAAALGEAGRRVVLVDGDLRRPRVAEITGTNGGSGLLTVLGDPASVGQSVQSVRNAHFDVLTAGGTSTNPTEVLASPALAALLGELRGRYEFVVVDTPAVLAVADVTALRGQVDGAVLVADASTVRRAQLNQALETADVAGLTVLGVVLNEVAERELPATTGYTGSEGRRTRQSDKGAARAARGSTAVSWDAPSA, via the coding sequence ATGAGCTTCGCCTCGACCGTCCGGCTGCTGCTGCGGCACTGGATCCTGATCGGCATCATCACCCTGCTGGTCGGCGCCGGCGTCTACGCCGTCTCCACCACCCGGACCCCGCTCTACACCGCCACGGCCACCCAGTACTTCACGGTGAGCGTCGGCGACTCGGCGGCCGAGCTGGCCCAGGGTTCCAACTACGTGCAGGACCAGATGGCGTCGTTCGGCCAGCTGGCCACGTCGCCGGCCGTGCTGAACCCGGTGATCGACGACCTCGGGCTCACCATGACGGTCAAGCAGCTCGGCCGCAGCATCCGGATCACCACCCCCCGCAACACCGTGGTGATGCAGATCAACGTGGCCAACGCCGACCCGGAGACCGCGGCGGCCATCGCCAACGCCGTCGGCAGCCAGCTGGGCAACGCGGTGGACACCGTCGGGCCCAAGCTGCCCAACGGCCGCTCCCTGGTGAGCGTGCAGTCGATCCAGACGGCACTGCCGCCCACGGTCCAGTCCTCGCCCGACACGCGCCGCAACACCGCGCTCGGCCTGCTGATCGGCCTGCTGCTCGCCGCCGCCATCGTCATCGCCCGCTCCCGGATGGACACCCGGGTGCACAGCCCCGCGGCCCTCGCCGAGATCACCGACGAGCCGGTGCTGGGCACCGTGCGGCACGCCGCCAACCTCGCGAACCGCAACCTCGTGGTCCTGAACGATGCGGACAGCCGCAGCGCCGAGGACATCCGGCACCTGCGCTCGAGCATCGAGCAGCTGGCCGGCGGCCGGGCCAGCTTCGCGCTCGCCGTCACCTCCGCCGTCCGTGACGAGGGCCGGTCCACCATCGCCGCGAACCTCGCCGCCGCCCTGGGCGAGGCCGGCCGCCGCGTCGTCCTCGTCGACGGCGACCTCCGCCGCCCCCGGGTCGCCGAGATCACGGGCACCAACGGCGGCTCGGGGCTGCTCACCGTGCTCGGCGACCCGGCGTCGGTCGGGCAGTCCGTGCAGTCCGTCCGCAACGCCCACTTCGACGTGCTGACCGCCGGCGGCACCAGCACGAACCCGACCGAGGTGCTGGCGTCCCCCGCGCTCGCGGCGCTGCTCGGTGAGCTGCGCGGCCGGTACGAGTTCGTGGTGGTCGACACCCCGGCCGTCCTCGCCGTCGCCGACGTCACCGCGCTCCGCGGCCAGGTCGACGGCGCGGTGCTGGTCGCCGACGCCTCCACCGTCCGCCGCGCCCAGCTGAACCAGGCGCTGGAGACGGCCGACGTCGCCGGGTTGACGGTGCTGGGCGTCGTGCTCAACGAGGTCGCCGAGCGCGAGCTCCCCGCGACCACCGGCTACACCGGCTCCGAGGGCCGCCGGACGCGGCAGAGCGACAAGGGCGCCGCCCGCGCGGCCCGCGGCTCCACCGCCGTCAGCTGGGACGCCCCCAGCGCCTGA